In one Andrena cerasifolii isolate SP2316 chromosome 2, iyAndCera1_principal, whole genome shotgun sequence genomic region, the following are encoded:
- the Tefu gene encoding serine/threonine-protein kinase tefu isoform X2, whose translation MSKYSGRIQEILENASSKKVANKRKSVIELLELYENEEALNAICKSTEQNVKGVVNWSYIIHVVHNLLLNEADRFANKETYGNVAVRERQNTCNLVRKTVQNANCYDVPLLKCTDIMPLVLQILGSNFYEYYHETYMSILTSYILPFRKYQANMVPENWQELLKICKRFYKRVSNVTSKQAAIDGLQMIVYHGCSHLNLLLDVTKVFSFLESVFLDVKGNYDTLAESAYKLTNTVCQRVATEYRITLCQFSENILPHIIGLTSSVEKYKLLLLFIKIHHPKGICKADDGAYAHNWKQWCALLKSMHLMVLKDMNVDVLSKSFIYLASEVFKQVLENPNVVIENMVVNEYDYSQPIKRRRITTKMKALVDTIIDSNAKEAWPIIQILIVLLKEYPECLKSQDLVEFLKIFVDFFTQSCKEEEAIMDNLYELAAVLLANEKTFSAIDIENSNIYWDKIWDFLLRSLNVNQNEKSTHKLTQLFIINNKITNPNPLLKLYLTNVMKWSVMSLRTLIIVCEYFPLPTDIAMFNINMCSPTMNSNSVRSCLLNWALNIPWQKVATQIIIDELCSLLISITSKSKHEKQIKFVEPINDTCNCLKSEDCINSVHEHIENCYLLLRYNEKLFIKTEEEDVAQNKHATEHILYMQDIVNSLMKNLCNSINESSKSNNVHIIIIKIAVIARVISMMRQLNMIAANIEEVCLVPIMKKYLDIAYSLLANMDLTKIKYNYLCNIIKALNVLYGTSYDTDVAKIIVSFANLEMLKNIFNLMNIEDNKIADYETANNYYEDYSSFQSRRKFLDEAALREKQCSFCKKGTIRIQTTKALTLFCCMDVGQEKSTMQTKLMTYLLKIDMYDLSHTINFKMAMIVLESLPKYDKKELWRNHEQIPFKNWMELYHKYRKDETAILHMLTVLPYLLKYSADNNRDLSDLMNIISELSTFLSKMKYFLVHVEFTKCVSRIIRLSPSLFHYRLHDSPNQFVPIIKCVLSSLTSPLFAVRLEAINCVEEIYSSRSIAFEWKETLFIEIENSINNFITATEITNANAKIDQNDTKVASVLLVLAGIISTNGAFQCRALLAMVRFVIDQKIETQIIPKAISTIKDEICYSSLIKENSSYLMSYWFNSKYSSQPFPLSLTECKSEGQFYKTYIDTLVFIKLQNLEFSSVMSLCDRVNLSFEEIIENIFPRILAWLLLCISEDTDSGRKRLANQMFHKLVSNQDEFVRVKEFSSLFNDKFGETLTYLIERLHDEDYLEKMLKIRISFALTDPPHFKKPAITSCLEYMESNFFLEETSIQSVLVNNCPNILQKILLRLISNIYRNKFTEHKIKAFHQYVFFVTLITEELNQDYFNKLSNFVIKDISYSLLHIIKRNDDILSEVACKYFYKFIKHVLPRRSDEIKDILSFIVATLIPIVQTDEMPIALKILDFLLIDQKEILCDAIEKLNSFPNVPVFQEMRSVHNALKYNTERLYSLEEEVRHFLNSLVDRNVNYSTEDVSHLQLQLSTRGEELQQLYDKLETSRGLPEDYDSSVLHWLIYKLIKLTASPDVNVAIKASNCLSELGPTDLTSMILHLEKSHVKETSDLVEILTYRIVIAMSKFLFQSDVGLRKVSADALYAVFSSAWGRKLLNTKYIERLQNVLNESQLVLPLKYIKLFTVGKVSDIKDIGIDNTKIQSIINPTNVIWTVQSAGSYSNWIVEITCKIAECFTRFYSKSLTPVCALSTDFCELILPRIIFLLIHIDKKHTTALCSCINEFFHYHFNFVTEANVSSYVAHNTTSCDRQIVRCMLNIINYIRIQVPDNVNLKLNYMYIAKAAQYCSAFYTAILYAELSCENILCDYSTVSSVSKIDRIYELVPEEGKVLQSILRDTYAEIGDFDAISGTGSSHLEDYSTRIQHYVHTHEWSRVMLAEDVELSFGNTSVIQEMANGLHQSGLQFLLGYFISTISKTGEKIDEDIQYECAWRLSNWNLCDANQALYTQNDDKLKSGTREIDYHSYHYQALKYFHEGNGIGVQNAVESARMSIVKALRNISLESTKTIYEKLMQLQLIREIEELSSAKEDEYEKVLQKWQQQNVANFNEFQYIEPILTQRTVMYQINDTLANNINIKNALFNTYLEISKIAADKENLPVATRSLAVLAKQRDLPAKIQDQLLYREALLARLRKDLEIGRFLLRKLMHKETLDPNLRARILRVYGDWMAETKSENAQTVINEYYSKSIDISMSINDKTTNSIKNLHNTQVALARFADAQFEQICSYMRSPQFESLKECVTYPCKGISLNSMSADKDVRKALILNQRQHSNDAAELEHIQRERDNYLILALRTSAPYVASIIGIEKFVWRLRVRYS comes from the exons ATGTCAAAATATTCGGGAAGAATACAAGAAATATTAGAGAATGCCAGCAGTaaaaaagttgcaaacaagagg aaAAGTGTCATAGAATTGTTAGAATTATATGAGAACGAGGAAGCGTTAAATGCTATTTGTAAAAGTACTGAACAAAATGTAAAAGGTGTTGTAAATTGGTCATATATAATACATGTGGTTCACAACCTATTGTTAAAT GAAGCGGATAGATTCGCTAATAAGGAAACTTACGGTAACGTCGCAGTTAGAGAAAGACAAAATACATGTAATCTCGTACGAAAAACAGTTCAAAACGCTAATTGTTACGACGTACCACTTTTAAAATGCACAGATATAATGCCATTGGTTTTGCAAATATTGGGATCAAATTTCTATGAATATTACCATGAAACTTATATGAGTATACTAACTTCTTACATACTCCCATTTAGAAAGTATCAGGCGAATATGGTACCTGAAAATTGGCAAGAATTACTAAAGATATGTAAACGTTTCTATAAAAGGGTATCTAACGTTACAAGTAAACAAGCTGCTATAGATGGATTACAGATGATTGTATATCATGGTTGTTCGCATTTGAATCTGCTTCTCGATGTAacgaaagtattttcatttttag AAAGTGTTTTTCTTGATGTAAAAGGGAACTACGACACATTAGCAGAATCTGCTTATAAATTAACAAATACGGTGTGCCAACGAGTCGCGACTGAGTACAGAATAACGCTTTGTCAGTTTAGCGAAAATATATTACCACACATAATTGGCTTAACAAGTTCCGTGGAGAAATATAAGCTTCTATtgctttttattaaaattcatcaTCCCAAAGGAATATGTAAAGCGGATGATGGTGCCTATGCTCATAATTGGAAACAGTGGTGTGCGTTACTTAAGAGCATGCATTTAATGGTCTTGAAAGATATGAATGTGGATGTACTTTCAAAAAGTTTCATTTATCTTGCGAGCGAAG tttttaaacaAGTACTGGAAAATCCAAATGTAGTTATTGAAAACATGGTGGTGAATGAGTATGATTACTCACAGCCAATAAAACGAAGACGAATTACTACCAAAATGAAGGCATTAGTTGATACGATTATTGATAGTAACGCGAAAGAAGCTTGGCCaataatacagatattaatTGTCTTACTTAAAGAATATCCCGAATGTTTAAAGTCGCAAGATCTTGTAGAGTTCTTAAAAATCTTTGTAGACTTTTTCACACAATCTTGTAAAGAGGAGGAGGCCATCATGGATAATTTATATGAATTGGCTGCTGTTCTCCTAGCAAATGAAAAAACGTTTTCCGCGATAGATATAGAAAACTCAAACATTTATTGGGATAAGATATGGGATTTTTTGTTAAG GTCTTTGAACGTAAATCAGAATGAGAAGTCAACTCACAAACTCACGCaactttttataataaataataaaataacaaatccAAATCCGCTGTTAAAGCTTTATCTGACAAATGTTATGAAGTGGTCTGTCATGAGTCTTCGTACGTTAATAATAGTTTGTGAATATTTTCCGTTGCCAACCGACATCGCAATGTTCAATATAAATATGTGTTCACCAACAATGAATTCAAATTCTGTCAGGTCGTGCCTTCTAAACTGGGCATTGAATATACCCTGGCAGAAGGTGGCAACGCAAATAATAATTGACGAGTTATGCTCATTACTGATCAGTATTACGTCAAAGTCGAAGCACGAGAAACAGATAAAATTTGTCGAACCTATCAATGATACATGTAACTGCTTAAAAAGCGAGGACTGTATCAATTCAGTTCACGAACATATCGAGAATTGCTACTTATTGTTAAGATATAATGAGAAATTATTTATCAAAACAGAAGAGGAAGATGTTGCACAAAACAAACATGCAACTGAACACATACTCTATATGCAAGATATTGTAAATTCGTTAATGAAGAATTTATGTAACAGTATTAATGAAAGTAGTAAAAGCAATAATGtgcatataattataataaaaatcgctGTTATAGCAAGAGTAATATCGATGATGAGACAGCTGAATATGATAGCTGCGAATATTGAGGAAGTGTGCCTTGTACCcattatgaaaaaatatttagacATTGCTTATTCTTTATTAGCGAATATGGACCTAACAAAAATCAAATACAACTATCTTTGTAATATAATAAAAGCACTTAACGTGTTGTACGGGACATCATACGATACAGATGTGGCAAAAATAATTGTCTCTTTTGCAAATTTAGAAATGTTAAAGAACATATTCAACCTGATGAAtatcgaagataataaaattGCCGATTATGAGACAGCAAACAATTACTACGAAGATTATAGTTCTTTCCAAAGCAGGCGTAAATTCTTAGACGAAGCAGCCCTGCGCGAAAAACAATGTAGCTTTTGTAAGAAAGGTACGATTAGAATACAAACAACGAAAGCTTTAACATTGTTCTGTTGTATGGACGTGGGGCAAGAAAAGAGTACGATGCAAACGAAACTTATGACCTATTTACTTAAAATAGATATGTACGATCTTTCGCATACAATTAATTTCAAAATGGCCATGATAGTCCTAGAATCTTTACCGAAATATGACAAGAAAGAATTGTGGAGAAACCACGAACAAATACCATTCAAAAATTGGATGGAATTATATCATAAGTATCGTAAGGATGAAACTGCTATTCTTCATATGTTAACTGTTTTACCATACTTGTTAAAGTATAGTGCGGATAATAATAGGGACCTAAGCGATTTAATGAATATTATTTCTGAGCTGAGCACATTTCTGtctaaaatgaaatattttcttgTTCACGTAGAATTTACTAAATGCGTTTCAAGGATTATTCGTCTCAGTCCTTCTCTTTTTCATTATAGATTACACGATTCTCCCAATCAATTTGTGCCAATAATTAAATGTGTTTTGTCGTCTCTTACTAGTCCCTTATTTGCTGTGAGATTAGAAGCAATTAACTGTGTagaagaaatatattcttcaaggAGCATTGCTTTCGAATGGAAGGAAACGCTGTTTATAGAAATCGAGAACTcgataaataatttcattactgctactgaaataacaaatgcTAATGCGAAAATTGATCAGAATGACACCAAAGTAGCAAGTGTTTTACTAGTGCTTGCTGGTATAATCTCCACGAACGGAGCATTTCAATGCCGCGCTTTGTTGGCAATGGTACGCTTTGTTATAGACCAGAAGATAGAAACTCAAATAATACCAAAAGCAATAAGTACTATAAAGGACGAAATATGTTATTCGAGCCTTATTAAGGAAAATTCAAGTTATTTAATGAGCTATTGGTTTAACTCAAAATATTCGTCACAACCATTTCCTTTGAGCTTGACAGAATGTAAGTCTGAAGGACAATTTTATAAAACGTATATCGATACGTTGGTATTTATAAAACTTCAGAATTTAGAATTTTCTAGCGTCATGTCTCTCTGCGATCGCGTGAATTTatcattcgaagaaattattgaaaatatcTTTCCACGAATTCTGGCGTGGCTATTACTTTGTATAAGCGAGGATACTGACAGTGGTAGAAAAAGATTAGCAAACCAGATGTTCCATAAGTTGGTATCGAACCAAGACGAATTTGTTCGAGTAAAAGAATTCTCCAGCTTATTTAATGACAAATTCGGAGAAACATTAACGTATCTTATTGAAAGATTACACGATGAAGACTATCTCGAGAAAATGTTAAAGATACGAATTTCATTCGCGTTAACAGATCCTCCTCATTTCAAAAAGCCAGCGATTACCAGTTGTTTAGAATATATGGAAAGTAACTTTTTTCTAGAAGAAACGTCTATACAATCTGTTTTAGTAAACAATTGTCCGAATATATTGCAGAAAATACTGTTGCGTCTAATCAGCAACATTTACAGAAATAAATTTACGGAACATAAGATAAAAGCTTTTCATCAATATGTATTCTTTGTTACACTAATTACCGAAGAACTGAACCAAgattatttcaataaattatcCAACTTTGTGATAAAAGATATTAGCTATAGTTTACTTCATATAATTAAAAGGAACGACGACATTCTGTCCGAAGTGGCGTgcaaatatttttacaaatttataaagcacGTATTACCTAGAAGAAGCGACGAAATCAAAGACATTCTCAGCTTCATTGTTGCAACTTTAATTCCTATCGTACAGACAGATGAAATGCCAATAGCtctaaaaatacttgattttttgTTAATCGACCAGAAGGAGATACTATGCGATGCGATAGAGAAGTTGAATTCTTTTCCAAATGTTCCTGTTTTTCAAGAAATGCGGAGTGTACATAATGCTTTGAAATATAATACCGAAAGACTTTATAGTTTAGAAGAAGAGGTACGACACTTCTTGAACTCTCTAGTTGATAGAAACGTAAACTACAGTACAGAGGATGTTTCACATTTGCAACTACAATTGTCAACCCGCGGAGAAGAATTACAGCAATTGTACGATAAACTTGAGACTTCGCGTGGTTTGCCCGAGGATTACGATTCAAGTGTGCTACATTGGTTAATATACAAGCTCATAAAGTTAACAGCCTCTCCCGATGTAAATGTTGCGATTAAAGCATCAAACTGTTTAAGCGAACTAGGCCCGACTGACTTAACGTCGATGATATTGCATTTAGAAAAAAGCCACGTTAAAGAAACTTCTGACTTAGTAGAAATATTAACATATAGAATAGTAATCGCAATGTccaaatttctatttcaaagTGATGTAGGACTTCGAAAAGTCAGCGCTGATGCACTTTATGCTGTATTCTCATCCGCTTGGGGACGAAAATTGTTGAATACCAAATACATTGAACGCTTACAAAATGTTTTAAACGAGTCGCAGTTAGTATTAcctttaaagtatattaaactatttacaGTTGGAAAAGTTTCCGATATCAAAGACATTGGTATAGATAatacaaaaattcagagtaTTATAAATCCGACTAATGTTATTTGGACAGTTCAATCCGCTGGCTCATATTCGAATTGGATTGTCGAAATCACATGTAAAATCGCAGAATGTTTTACACGATTTTATTCTAAAAGTTTAACACCTGTTTGCGCATTAAGCACTGACTTCTGCGAATTAATTTTACCaagaattatttttctattaattcaTATAGATAAGAAGCACACAACTGCGTTGTGTTCGTGTATCAATGAATTTTTTCATTATCattttaactttgtaacggAAGCTAATGTTTCTTCGTACGTAGCGCACAATACCACAAGCTGCGACCGTCAAATTGTGCGTTGtatgttaaatattataaattatattagaaTACAAGTTCCTGATAATGTtaatttaaagttgaattaTATGTACATTGCGAAGGCTGCGCAGTATTGTTCAGCATTTTATACCGCGATATTATATGCAGAATTGTCTTGCGAAAATATTTTATGCGATTATAGTACAGTTTCTAGTGTCTCAAAAATTGATCGTATTTACGAACTGGTACCAGAAGAAGGAAAAGTCTTACAGAGTATACTTAGAGATACTTATGCAGAAATAGGTGATTTTGATGCCATTAGTGGTACTGGTTCTTCGCATTTGGAAGATTATTCTACTCGTATACAGCATTACGTTCATACTCACGAATGGAGTAGAGTAATGTTAGCCGAGGACGTAGAACTCTCTTTTGGAAACACGTCTGTAATCCAAG AAATGGCAAACGGACTACACCAGTCTGGTCTTCAATTTTTACTTGGCTATTTTATATCTACCATATCTAAAACTGGTGAAAAAATAGACGAAGATATTCAATACGAATGTGCTTGGCGACTTAGTAATTGGAATCTTTGCGACGCGAACCAGGCGTTATATACACAAAATGATGATAAATTAAAATCAGGAACGAGGGAAATTGATTACCATTCTTACCACTACCAAGCATTGAAATATTTTCATGAGGGTAATGGAATAGGTGTACAAAATGCAGTTGAGAGTGCTCGCATGAGTATTGTCAAAGCACTCAGGAATATTAGTCTAG aaagcACTAAAACAATATATGAAAAGTTGATGCAGTTACAATTAATTCGCGAGATCGAAGAATTAAGTTCTGCTAAAGAAGACGAGTATGAGAAAGTATTACAAAAGTGGCAACAGCAAAATGTAGCAAATTTCAATGAGTTTCAATACATTGAACCTATTTTAACTCAAAGAACTGTTATGTACCAGATAAATGATACTTTAGCTAATAACATAAATATTAAGAATGCACTTTTTAATACGTATTTGGAAATCTCAAAAATAGCAGCGGATAAAGAAAATTTGCCTGTTGCTACACGTTCGCTAG CTGTCTTAGCGAAACAAAGGGATTTGCCTGCGAAAATTCAAGATCAGTTGCTTTATCGGGAAGCTCTGTTAGCACGACTTAGAAAAGATTTGGAAATCGGACGATTCCTTTTACGTAAGCTAATGCACAAAGAGACCTTGGATCCAAATTTACGAGCACGGATATTACGAGTTTATGGAGACTGGATGGCCGAAACGAAGTCGGAAAATGCTCAG acTGTGATAAACGAATATTACTCCAAGTCCATAGATATAAGCATGTCGATTAATGATAAAACTACTAACAGTATTAAGAATTTACATAACACACAAGTAGCACTGGCTCGCTTTGCTGATGCCCAATTTGAGCAAATATGCTCGTATATGAGATCTCCTCAATTTGAAAGCCTGAAAGAATGCGTTACATATCCTTGTAAAGGGATTAGTCTAAACTCGATGAGTGCGGATAAAGATGTTAGGAAGGCTTTGATTTTGAACCAAAGGCAACACTCAAACGATGCCGCAGAACTGGAGCACAtacagagggaaagagacaattatttaatcttAGCACTACG AACATCCGCACCATACGTTGCCAGTATTATTGGCATTGAAAAATTTGTATGGCGATTACGAGTACGATACAGTTAA